The following proteins come from a genomic window of Sorghum bicolor cultivar BTx623 chromosome 3, Sorghum_bicolor_NCBIv3, whole genome shotgun sequence:
- the LOC8073357 gene encoding alpha-xylosidase 1: MLSFSRSAILSYLLWCLLFLTLASSNGVVATAKPKVGYGYKLVSLVQLPNGGGLVGYLQVKQCTSTYGPDIPRLRLFVKHETRDRVRVQITAADKQRWEVPYNLLPREPAPPVTGSKVTGAPFTGAEYPGEELVFTYGRDPFWFAVHRRSTRQPLFNTSAGVLVFKDQYLEVSTALPKDAALYGLGENTQPGGIRLRPNDPYTIYTTDISAINLNTDLYGSHPVYMDLRSLGGRGVAHAVLLLNSNGMDVFYRGTSLTYKVIGGLLDFYFFAGPTPLAIVDQYTSMIGRPAPMPYWAFGFHQCRWGYKNLSVVEGVVEGYRNAQIPLDVIWNDDDHMDAAKDFTLDPVNYPRPKLLAFLDKIHAQGMKYIVLIDPGIAVNSSYGVYQRGMERDIFIKLDGEPYLAQVWPGPVYFPDFLNPNGASWWIDEVRRFHDLVPVDGLWIDMNEASNFCTGKCTIPKTHQCPIPDSKTPWVCCLDCKNLTNTRWDEPPYKINASGQTARLGFNTIATSATHYNGILEYNAHSLYGFSQAIATHKALQGLQGKRPFILTRSTFVGSGAYAAHWTGDNKGTWENLRYSISTMLNFGIFGMPMVGSDICGFYPAPTEELCNRWIELGAFYPFSRDHANFASPRQELYVWESVAKSARNALGMRYKLLPYLYTLSYQAHLTGAPVARPVFFSFPDFTPCYGLSTQFLLGASVMVSPVLEQGATSVSAMFPPGTWYNLFDMRKVVVSKSSAPVTLEAPLNEINVHVFQNTILPMQRGGFVSKDARATPFTLVVAFPFGATQADAEGAVYVDDDERPEMVLAEGQATYARFHASVRGKAVTVRSEVLMGSYSLHKGLVIEKLSVLGLEGTGKDLAIQVDGTDATTAVATSSPYFAAGGNAKLHGEEGVEDSNKSVMVEVGGLALPLGKSFTMTWNMRIEA; this comes from the exons ATGCTGTCATTTTCTCGCTCGGCCATCCTCTCCTACCTACTGTGGTGCCTTTTATTTCTCACCTTGGCAAGCAGCAATGGCGTGGTCGCCACAGCAAAGCCGAAGGTTGGGTACGGGTACAAGCTGGTCTCCCTTGTTCAGCTGCCCAACGGCGGAGGCCTTGTGGGCTACCTGCAGGTGAAGCAGTGCACCTCCACTTACGGTCCTGACATCCCTCGCCTCAGGCTCTTTGTTAA GCACGAGACCAGGGACAGGGTGCGCGTGCAGATCACCGCTGCAGATAAGCAGAGGTGGGAGGTCCCCTACAACCTGCTCCCAAGGGAGCCAGCGCCACCCGTGACCGGCAGCAAGGTCACGGGCGCGCCCTTCACGGGCGCCGAGTACCCCGGCGAGGAGCTGGTGTTCACCTATGGCCGCGACCCGTTCTGGTTCGCGGTGCACCGCCGGTCCACGAGGCAGCCGCTGTTCAACACCAGCGCCGGCGTGCTGGTCTTCAAGGACCAGTACCTGGAGGTGTCCACGGCGCTGCCCAAGGACGCCGCCCTGTACGGGCTCGGCGAGAACACGCAGCCCGGGGGTATCAGGCTGCGGCCCAACGACCCTTACACCATCTACACCACGGACATCTCCGCCATCAACCTCAACACCGACCTCTACGGCTCGCACCCGGTGTACATGGACCTCCGGAGCCTCGGCGGCCGCGGCGTCGCGCACGCCGTGCTGCTGCTCAACAGCAATGGCATGGACGTGTTCTACAGGGGGACGTCGCTGACATACAAGGTCATCGGAGGTCTTCTCGACTTCTACTTCTTCGCCGGGCCGACGCCGTTGGCCATCGTGGATCAGTACACTTCGATGATCGGCCGTCCCGCGCCCATGCCATACTGGGCATTTG GGTTCCACCAATGTAGGTGGGGGTACAAGAACCTTTCAGTGGTAGAGGGCGTTGTGGAGGGTTATCGGAATGCCCAGATACCGCTGGACGTGATCTGGAATGATGATGACCACATGGATGCCGCTAAGGACTTCACACTTGATCCGGTCAACTACCCACGCCCCAAACTGCTGGCATTCCTTGACAAGATCCATGCGCAAGGGATGAAGTACATTGTCCTCATCGACCCTGGCATTGCTGTGAACAGCTCCTATGGCGTCTACCAGCGTGGCATGGAACGTGACATCTTCATCAAACTGGATGGGGAGCCATACCTCGCCCAGGTGTGGCCTGGTCCTGTCTACTTCCCAGACTTTCTCAACCCGAACGGCGCGTCATGGTGGATCGACGAGGTGCGGAGGTTTCATGATTTGGTCCCGGTGGATGGGCTCTGGATTGACATGAACGAGGCCTCCAACTTCTGCACGGGCAAGTGCACAATCCCAAAGACACACCAGTGCCCTATTCCTGACTCCAAGACACCATGGGTCTGCTGTTTGGATTGCAAGAACCTTACAAACACAAGGTGGGATGAGCCGCCATACAAGATCAATGCCTCTGGGCAGACTGCTCGTCTCGGCTTCAACACCATTGCAACCAGTGCTACACACTACAATGGCATCCTGGAGTACAACGCACACAGTCTGTATGGCTTCTCGCAGGCCATTGCCACGCATAAGGCGCTGCAAGGGCTGCAGGGGAAGAGGCCGTTCATTCTGACCCGCTCCACGTTCGTCGGCTCGGGGGCATACGCCGCGCACTGGACCGGCGACAACAAGGGCACTTGGGAAAATCTCCGCTATTCCATCTCAACGATGCTCAACTTTGGCATCTTCGGCATGCCAATGGTTGGCTCTGACATCTGTGGCTTCTACCCGGCGCCGACTGAGGAGCTCTGCAACAGGTGGATTGAGCTCGGGGCCTTCTACCCGTTCtccagggaccatgccaacttcgCGTCACCGAGGCAGGAGCTCTACGTCTGGGAGTCCGTGGCGAAGTCGGCACGGAACGCGCTCGGCATGCGGTACAAGCTGCTCCCCTACCTGTACACGCTCAGCTACCAGGCGCACCTGACCGGGGCACCCGTGGCGCGCCCGGTGTTCTTCTCCTTCCCCGACTTCACGCCGTGCTACGGGCTGAGCACACAGTTCCTGCTCGGCGCCAGCGTCATGGTGTCCCCAGTCCTCGAGCAGGGCGCCACTTCGGTGAGCGCCATGTTCCCACCGGGCACCTGGTACAACCTGTTCGACATGAGGAAGGTGGTGGTGTCCAAGAGCAGCGCCCCCGTGACGCTGGAGGCGCCGCTGAACGAGATCAACGTGCACGTGTTCCAGAACACGATCCTGCCGATGCAGCGCGGCGGGTTCGTCTCCAAGGACGCCCGGGCGACGCCGTTCACGCTCGTGGTCGCGTTCCCGTTCGGGGCGACGCAGGCGGACGCGGAGGGCGCGGTGTACGTGGACGACGACGAGCGGCCGGAGATGGTGCTCGCGGAAGGGCAGGCGACGTACGCGCGCTTCCACGCGAGCGTGCGCGGCAAGGCCGTGACGGTGCGGTCGGAGGTGCTGATGGGAAGCTACAGCCTGCACAAGGGGCTGGTCATCGAGAAGCTGTCGGTGCTGGGTCTGGAGGGCACCGGCAAGGACCTCGCCATCCAGGTGGACGGCAcggacgccaccaccgccgtcGCGACGTCGAGCCCTTACTTCGCGGCAGGTGGCAACGCGAAGCTGCATGGGGAAGAAGGCGTCGAGGATAGCAACAAGAGCGTCATGGTGGAGGTCGGCGGGCTGGCATTGCCGCTGGGGAAGAGCTTCACCATGACCTGGAACATGCGGATCGAAGCATAG
- the LOC110433398 gene encoding uncharacterized protein LOC110433398 encodes MCKGHHRGSDHQEVAHDKAACYKRQTHKQPPLMKVGSTVLLMTSKYPNKAHVAYATLLSTDPEAMVDGVKIGSQFYRVRIDHPITKDEPLVRPMPGCKNIGDAHAKGVSIAWPSMFVQMING; translated from the exons ATGTGTAAGGGTCATCACCGAGGGTCTGACCATCAGGAGGTGGCTCATGACAAGGCTGCATGCTACAAACGTCAAACACATAAACAACCTCCTCTAATGAAG GTTGGGTCCACGGTGCTGCTAATGACTTCAAAATATCCTAATAAGGCTCATGTGGCTTATGCAACTCTCCTCAGCACCGATCCAGAAGCCATGGTTGATGGAGTTAAGATAGGAAGTCAATTCTATAGAGTGCGTATTGATCACCCTATAACAAAAGATGAGCCATTAGTAAGGCCCATGCCTGGATGCAAAAATATTGGTGATGCACATGCCAAAGGAGTCTCAATTGCTTGGCCTTCCATGTTT GTTCAAATGATTAATGGTTGA